Proteins encoded together in one Ignavibacteriales bacterium window:
- a CDS encoding lipoate--protein ligase family protein: MIWRFLNTGFNTGKFNMQLDEQLARSFDFNSDIPIFRVYGWKPYTISLGFNQSESDFNISKILADGLEIVRRPTGGRAIFHAHELTYSVIMCLGDQRPRDIYHSINNALMRGLRMMKIDAQLSPESENFRIHYQTVNSIPCFSSSAKYEIQYQGKKIIGSAQRRFGKIILQHGSFLLGIEHRQLSSYLIDHAAGKINDAEESFTAKTIEAETILNRKVSFEESVEYIKEGFQEEFDITWENFGSESIPKLNDGKVALYEKD, from the coding sequence ATGATTTGGCGTTTTCTCAATACCGGTTTTAACACCGGCAAATTCAATATGCAACTTGATGAGCAATTAGCCCGCAGTTTCGATTTCAATTCCGATATCCCTATCTTCCGTGTATACGGCTGGAAGCCATACACAATATCGCTTGGATTTAATCAATCCGAATCTGATTTTAATATTTCCAAAATTCTCGCTGACGGCTTAGAGATCGTTCGCCGACCGACCGGCGGACGTGCAATCTTTCACGCACACGAATTAACATACAGCGTAATAATGTGTTTGGGAGATCAACGACCACGGGATATTTATCATTCTATCAATAACGCCCTGATGCGCGGTTTGAGAATGATGAAAATTGATGCTCAACTTTCGCCGGAGAGCGAAAACTTTCGGATCCATTATCAAACTGTAAATTCGATTCCATGTTTTTCATCTTCAGCCAAGTATGAAATTCAATATCAAGGGAAAAAAATTATCGGAAGCGCGCAAAGACGTTTCGGAAAAATTATTTTACAGCACGGCTCATTTTTACTCGGTATCGAGCACCGTCAACTTAGCTCTTATTTAATCGATCATGCCGCAGGTAAAATAAATGACGCCGAAGAATCATTCACGGCAAAAACAATTGAGGCAGAAACAATATTAAACCGGAAAGTTTCATTCGAGGAATCGGTTGAGTATATTAAAGAAGGATTTCAGGAAGAATTTGATATCACGTGGGAAAATTTCGGAAGCGAATCGATTCCCAAACTAAACGATGGAAAGGTAGCATTATATGAAAAAGATTAA
- the surE gene encoding 5'/3'-nucleotidase SurE: protein MKNPKRKKRPTILVSNDDGIDAPGIYALAQELSKIGDVIVVAPDEQRSAVGHAITMNYPLRLKKFYKNKKFFGYAVDGTPADCVKLAVRKVFKKNPDLLISGINHGSNTAINIIYSGTVSAATEGTILGIPSIAVSLTTYEKADFRYAAKLSRQLAAYILKKPIPKDTLLNVNVPPLKEKEIQGIRITRQGKSRWDDTFDVRRDPNNKEYFWLTGKLDVVDSSEETDLISIFQKYVSITPIHFDLTDYKALAEIRTWQLDKLLKPGK from the coding sequence GTGAAAAATCCAAAAAGAAAGAAGCGACCCACAATTCTAGTCTCAAACGATGATGGCATAGATGCACCCGGAATATATGCTCTCGCCCAGGAATTGAGTAAGATCGGCGATGTTATTGTGGTTGCACCTGATGAACAACGAAGCGCTGTAGGACATGCGATCACCATGAATTATCCTTTACGCTTAAAAAAATTCTACAAGAACAAAAAATTCTTCGGGTATGCGGTTGATGGAACCCCGGCTGACTGCGTAAAACTTGCGGTCCGGAAAGTGTTCAAAAAAAATCCGGATTTATTGATCTCCGGAATTAATCACGGATCGAACACAGCGATAAATATCATTTATTCCGGAACGGTTTCTGCAGCGACTGAAGGTACTATTCTGGGCATTCCCTCCATCGCAGTTTCTCTCACGACGTACGAGAAAGCTGATTTCCGTTATGCCGCCAAACTTAGCCGCCAACTGGCAGCTTATATTTTAAAAAAACCGATTCCAAAAGATACACTTTTGAATGTGAATGTTCCTCCGTTGAAGGAAAAAGAAATTCAGGGTATCAGAATCACACGCCAGGGGAAATCGAGGTGGGACGACACATTCGATGTGCGCCGCGACCCGAATAACAAAGAATACTTCTGGCTGACGGGCAAACTGGATGTTGTAGATTCTTCTGAAGAAACCGATCTCATTTCAATATTTCAGAAATATGTTTCCATCACACCTATTCATTTCGACCTTACAGATTATAAAGCTCTCGCCGAAATCAGGACCTGGCAACTCGATAAATTATTGAAACCGGGGAAATAA
- a CDS encoding response regulator, whose amino-acid sequence MKPKIKILYVDDEVDALHALKLGLEDRGFEVLISETGADALEILRSEKPDVIIADLRMTPMNGFELYQEIKKKKNLKSVVFFFLTAVDDFLAQKYGQTLGVDAYITKPIELDYLDSVIKQKVGK is encoded by the coding sequence ATGAAACCAAAAATTAAAATATTGTATGTTGATGATGAGGTCGATGCTCTGCACGCTCTTAAGCTTGGGTTGGAAGATCGTGGATTTGAAGTGCTGATATCAGAAACAGGTGCAGATGCACTCGAGATATTAAGGTCCGAAAAACCCGATGTGATTATCGCCGATTTAAGAATGACGCCGATGAACGGATTTGAATTATATCAGGAAATCAAGAAAAAGAAAAATCTAAAGTCGGTGGTCTTCTTCTTTCTAACTGCGGTCGATGATTTTCTTGCCCAGAAATACGGTCAAACGCTTGGCGTTGATGCTTACATTACGAAACCGATTGAATTGGATTACCTTGATTCGGTAATAAAACAAAAAGTCGGTAAATAA
- the panB gene encoding 3-methyl-2-oxobutanoate hydroxymethyltransferase: MKKIKPNGQKPRVVTTKTVVKMKETGEKIAMLTAYDYLVAKYLDQVGTDIILVGDSLGNVVHGYETTLPVTVDDMIYHAKAVKRAVKNALIVVDMPFMSFQASTDDAVRNAGRIMKEVGVGAVKLEGGAYIADIVKHLVKIGIPVMGHLGLTPQAINKFGTYEVRATTKQEAEELLQDAKVLAEAGVFALVLEKIPAELAKKVTKSIPIPTIGIGAGPHCDGQVLVVYDMLGLTEEFKPRFVRRYSELANTIRDAFRLYINDVKSNKFPTNKESY; this comes from the coding sequence ATGAAAAAGATTAAACCGAACGGTCAAAAACCTCGCGTCGTAACGACAAAGACCGTTGTAAAGATGAAAGAGACGGGTGAAAAAATAGCAATGCTGACCGCGTACGATTATTTAGTTGCCAAATACCTTGATCAGGTCGGTACAGATATCATACTCGTAGGCGATTCACTCGGTAACGTAGTTCACGGTTACGAAACCACATTGCCCGTAACGGTTGATGATATGATCTATCATGCTAAGGCAGTAAAACGTGCAGTTAAAAATGCTCTGATCGTAGTTGATATGCCGTTCATGTCGTTTCAGGCGAGCACAGATGATGCGGTGAGAAATGCGGGTAGAATCATGAAAGAGGTCGGTGTTGGTGCGGTGAAATTGGAAGGTGGAGCATATATCGCAGACATCGTTAAGCATCTTGTAAAAATCGGAATTCCCGTGATGGGGCATTTAGGTTTGACTCCGCAGGCAATCAATAAATTTGGTACATACGAAGTGCGAGCCACAACGAAACAGGAGGCAGAAGAGTTATTACAAGATGCGAAAGTCCTTGCTGAAGCAGGTGTATTCGCTCTGGTGCTTGAAAAAATTCCTGCTGAACTGGCGAAGAAAGTAACAAAATCGATTCCTATCCCGACAATCGGAATCGGCGCCGGTCCGCATTGTGACGGTCAGGTACTTGTGGTTTATGATATGCTGGGATTAACCGAAGAATTTAAACCGCGATTTGTGCGACGTTATTCGGAATTGGCAAATACAATACGCGACGCGTTCCGTCTTTACATAAATGACGTAAAGTCAAATAAATTTCCAACGAACAAAGAGAGTTATTAG
- a CDS encoding DUF1624 domain-containing protein, protein MTSQRFHFVDILRGWAVFVMIETHVVNALIVPNLRDEPTFKILTFINGLVAPSFLFCAGFGLAISLSRKWDQYVKLEKPFWKYIQRLFFILIVGYSLHLPFFSLKKLLVLSNVQAWSSFFQIDILQTIAITLFLLTLIAVIIRKEKIFIPAIIIFGLLIVFSAPIIRAFDYSDWNVWLRPLFTIEYKSQFPLFPWSAFLISGTILGLLFIKSRTAGVEESFMKRAGITSVLMVVIALVAEYIPFTTYPNHNFWKASPEFFFVRLGLVVLSLFGLWKYEQRKNSAGNSVFSLFGQESLLVYVVHLLIIYGYTYPWSFIRYFGQTLNYTECIGLFLLLTLVMYLLAYLWHWMKNWNPKIAKSVQYVWLTAIMVVFILK, encoded by the coding sequence TTGACATCTCAACGATTTCATTTTGTCGATATCCTCAGAGGGTGGGCGGTCTTTGTAATGATCGAAACGCACGTGGTGAACGCACTCATTGTCCCAAATTTGAGGGATGAACCTACATTCAAGATATTGACTTTCATCAACGGACTTGTAGCTCCTTCGTTTCTATTTTGCGCGGGTTTCGGTTTGGCTATTTCTTTATCAAGGAAGTGGGATCAATACGTCAAACTTGAGAAACCTTTTTGGAAATATATTCAGCGACTCTTTTTCATATTGATTGTTGGCTATTCCCTTCATCTGCCATTCTTTTCTCTTAAAAAACTACTTGTCTTGAGCAATGTCCAAGCGTGGAGTTCATTCTTTCAAATCGACATTCTTCAGACGATAGCTATTACTCTTTTTCTACTTACGTTAATTGCCGTGATTATTAGAAAAGAGAAAATATTTATTCCTGCCATCATCATTTTCGGATTATTAATAGTTTTTTCAGCTCCAATAATCAGAGCGTTCGATTATTCTGATTGGAATGTATGGCTGCGGCCGCTTTTCACTATTGAATATAAATCTCAATTTCCGCTATTTCCTTGGTCTGCGTTCTTAATCAGCGGAACGATACTCGGATTATTATTCATCAAATCAAGAACAGCCGGTGTAGAAGAATCTTTTATGAAACGTGCGGGGATTACATCGGTGTTGATGGTTGTGATTGCACTTGTGGCTGAATATATTCCGTTTACAACTTATCCGAATCATAATTTTTGGAAAGCAAGCCCTGAATTCTTCTTCGTTCGGTTAGGACTTGTTGTGCTCAGTTTGTTTGGTTTATGGAAATATGAACAACGGAAAAATTCTGCCGGCAATTCTGTATTCTCGTTATTCGGACAGGAATCGCTTCTTGTCTATGTTGTTCATCTGTTAATAATCTATGGCTACACCTACCCTTGGAGTTTTATAAGATATTTCGGCCAAACTCTGAATTATACCGAATGTATCGGTCTGTTTTTGCTTTTAACATTGGTAATGTATCTGCTGGCTTATCTGTGGCATTGGATGAAGAATTGGAATCCGAAAATCGCGAAAAGTGTTCAGTATGTTTGGTTAACCGCGATCATGGTTGTTTTCATCCTTAAGTAA